The genomic DNA CCGCCAACACGACTGCGCAACTTCGTTGCAATCGAAAACCCGGCCGAGTCATCTTCCGCACGGTTAATCCGCTTACCCGTTGACATCTTCAACTGGTTTTCGGACATCTCCTTATTAATTCTGTTCAATGACAGCTGGGAATCCAGCGATTGTATGTTTGTATTTACCCTGTTTAAATCTCCAAAACTTGCCATAATTTTATCTCCGTTTTTAAAAAAGTATGTGTTCAATTACTGCGTTGCACAACTATTATCGTAAG from Fodinibius saliphilus includes the following:
- a CDS encoding flagellin — translated: MASFGDLNRVNTNIQSLDSQLSLNRINKEMSENQLKMSTGKRINRAEDDSAGFSIATKLRSRVGG